The Thermoleophilaceae bacterium genome has a segment encoding these proteins:
- a CDS encoding Rrf2 family transcriptional regulator — translation MLAITSKSPYAVSALVELARTGGAAPVPIGEIAKRRNIPVQFLESLFATLRRAGILQSQRGVRGGYTFARPPAEVTVLEVVELLEGELGADTPQAGPIWDEAVEAVKAVLGGATVADLAEREARAAGAAMYYI, via the coding sequence GTGCTCGCCATCACTTCAAAGTCGCCCTACGCGGTCAGCGCGCTCGTGGAGCTTGCCCGCACCGGCGGCGCCGCGCCCGTTCCCATCGGCGAGATCGCCAAGCGGCGCAACATCCCGGTGCAGTTCCTCGAATCGCTGTTCGCCACGCTGCGGCGTGCCGGCATCCTGCAGAGCCAGCGAGGCGTGCGCGGCGGCTACACCTTCGCGCGCCCGCCCGCGGAGGTAACGGTGCTCGAGGTGGTGGAGCTGCTCGAGGGCGAGCTCGGCGCGGACACTCCGCAGGCCGGCCCGATCTGGGACGAGGCCGTGGAGGCGGTGAAGGCAGTGCTCGGCGGCGCAACGGTCGCCGACCTCGCGGAGCGCGAGGCGCGCGCGGCCGGCGCAGCGATGTACTACATCTGA
- a CDS encoding sensor histidine kinase: protein MALGRPPIESPEPVLKFAALRLLLTVAALVALVATGTPFHGHLTIVVAAVGLPWAFGNLLLAQRRPDLALSPLVAAGDLAVLAIAELVTPQTYGAVCFLALFFIAAHAQFQGQGRGVVMALVGSGVLVVIASTRNGTPVQGNTLAFYESLFVVCAVATALTAGNIRLAETTGRLRARQVSRRMIETEAEIRRRVAESIHDGPVQELVSLDMILSAVANAAERGDKQAAKSMLEEARSITERNIQALRDEIVDLGPSAFRELSFETAITDCVPVWQRRYGLDVRLELDPVSLAPEVSGPLFQIAQEAVTNAGRHADAEHVTVSLSGSDGEIRLRVVDDGKGFGDVWPLANDSAGHIGLSSMRERAEMIDGSLTIDSGGRGTVVTVRVPASRNGS, encoded by the coding sequence ATGGCCCTCGGCCGGCCGCCGATCGAGTCGCCGGAACCGGTCCTCAAGTTCGCCGCGCTGCGGCTGCTCCTCACCGTCGCGGCGCTCGTGGCGCTCGTGGCCACGGGCACCCCGTTCCACGGCCACCTCACCATCGTGGTCGCCGCCGTCGGCCTGCCGTGGGCATTCGGGAACCTGCTGCTGGCGCAGCGCCGGCCCGACCTGGCGCTCAGCCCGCTGGTGGCCGCCGGTGACCTCGCCGTCCTCGCCATCGCGGAGCTGGTCACGCCGCAGACCTACGGCGCCGTGTGCTTCCTCGCCCTCTTCTTCATCGCCGCGCACGCACAGTTCCAGGGCCAGGGCCGAGGAGTCGTGATGGCCCTGGTTGGCTCCGGCGTGCTGGTGGTGATCGCGTCCACCCGCAACGGCACGCCGGTGCAGGGCAACACGCTCGCGTTCTACGAGTCGCTCTTCGTGGTCTGCGCGGTGGCCACCGCGCTCACCGCCGGCAACATCCGGCTCGCCGAGACCACCGGGCGGCTGCGCGCCCGCCAGGTGTCCCGCCGCATGATCGAGACCGAGGCGGAGATCCGGCGGCGCGTGGCCGAGTCGATCCACGACGGTCCCGTGCAGGAGCTCGTGAGCCTCGACATGATCCTCTCCGCGGTGGCGAACGCGGCCGAGCGCGGCGACAAGCAGGCCGCGAAGAGCATGCTCGAGGAGGCGCGGTCCATCACCGAGCGCAACATCCAGGCGCTTCGCGACGAGATCGTGGACCTCGGCCCGTCCGCCTTCCGCGAGCTCTCCTTCGAGACCGCGATCACCGACTGCGTCCCGGTGTGGCAGCGCCGCTACGGACTCGACGTGAGGCTCGAGCTCGACCCGGTGTCGCTTGCTCCCGAGGTGAGCGGGCCCCTCTTCCAGATCGCCCAGGAGGCGGTGACGAACGCAGGACGCCACGCCGACGCCGAGCACGTGACGGTGTCACTCAGCGGCTCGGATGGCGAGATCCGGCTGCGAGTGGTGGACGACGGCAAGGGCTTCGGCGACGTGTGGCCGCTCGCGAACGACTCCGCCGGCCACATCGGCCTGTCGAGCATGCGCGAGCGCGCGGAGATGATCGACGGCTCGCTGACGATCGACAGCGGCGGGCGCGGGACCGTTGTGACCGTGCGCGTACCGGCCAGCCGGAACGGAAGCTAG